In Triticum aestivum cultivar Chinese Spring chromosome 5B, IWGSC CS RefSeq v2.1, whole genome shotgun sequence, the following proteins share a genomic window:
- the LOC123113627 gene encoding uncharacterized protein, which yields MDTGADPPRYRRLRKASELRTAAAHPPPKRMCPSEEHDSCCEDKISSLPDEMLIMIIDKLDARTAITTTILSKRWRDLPAHSHTCYDLGVDDILPPRYHKLKQMVVEAKAGYVAEKNALKLAGSHAFRDRFFAVNDWMWRVRRLTTHLQRYERWAMRRYVKRVNAFLLPPTNVQQRSIQKLRLQTFGTSNCIDQWITSAIGRWGVEDLELIIDNSSWRYDFRLLDKCKNVRLKRLVLSNCYHHDAPNSLTFQRLTALTLCKEHISHVCYVLRNCVQLVDLSLKHSDYNQDPLHIRVPKSKLKNLQLDNCNVGQVFLTSLPCLEAFACRGQPIELHYGEVPRLRHVSLNFLQTGDNGKDGSLCRLGKLFLGIPPPLEYLALQLRGGQMWIKPVAIRSQLNHLKKLFIANVAMNWGTFWILTLLAAAPALESLHVHFDSEKASASVLLDVQAEHHQHHYHLKELMVVGFNGVAWQTGFVKRIMQASPILEHVHLLDGHVVEDEERELVGLEIVRHCREWHECERLEVLDELTDGMSSLHPKIVLE from the exons ATGGACACGGGCGCAGATCCTCCGCGCTACCGCCGGCTCAGGAAGGCCTCCGAgctccgcaccgccgccgcccacccACCCCCGAAACGG ATGTGTCCGAGTGAGGAACATGACAGTTGCTGTGAGGACAAGATCAGCAGCTTACCCGACGAGATGTTAATCATGATCATCGATAAGCTAGATGCACGGACGGCGATAACCACCACTATCCTTTCGAAGCGATGGCGGGATCTTCCTGCACACTCGCACACATGTTATGACCTTGGTGTTGATGACATCCTCCCTCCACGCTACCACAAACTGAAGCAAATGGTGGTGGAGGCTAAGGCAGGGTATGTGGCAGAGAAGAACGCACTGAAGTTGGCCGGTAGTCATGCTTTTAGAGACCGATTCTTTGCCGTCAATGACTGGATGTGGAGAGTCCGACGGCTGACAACTCACCTGCAACGTTATGAGCGTTGGGCCATGCGACGCTATGTTAAACGGGTGAACGCGTTCCTTCTTCCCCCCACCAATGTTCAGCAACGGTCTATCCAGAAGCTGAGGCTTCAAACCTTTGGAACGAGCAATTGCATTGATCAATGGATTACGTCAGCGATTGGCAGATGGGGCGTTGAAGATTTGGAGCTTATCATTGACAACTCTTCCTGGCGCTATGACTTCCGGCTATTGGATAAATGCAAGAATGTGCGATTGAAACGACTTGTGCTATCCAATTGTTATCATCATGATGCACCCAACTCCTTGACGTTTCAGAGGCTCACAGCACTTACTCTGTGCAAAGAACATATTTCACACGTTTGTTATGTTCTTAGAAACTGTGTGCAGCTGGTGGATTTGAGCCTGAAACATTCCGATTATAACCAAGATCCTCTTCATATTCGTGTTCCTAAGTCAAAGTTAAAGAATCTGCAATTGGACAACTGCAACGTTGGGCAAGTCTTTCTGACTTCACTGCCTTGTCTTGAAGCATTTGCTTGTCGCGGTCAGCCAATCGAATTACACTATGGCGAGGTGCCCCGACTTAGGCATGTGAGTTTGaacttcttgcaaactggagatAATGGCAAGGATGGTTCCTTATGTCGACTAGGCAAGTTGTTTTTAGGGATTCCGCCACCGCTAGAGTACCTTGCTCTGCAATTAAGAGGGGGTCAG ATGTGGATTAAACCTGTTGCCATTCGCAGCCAGCTTAATCATCTCAAGAAACTGTTCATTGCAAACGTGGCAATGAACTGGGGTACATTCTGGATTCTCACCCTACTTGCTGCCGCACCTGCCTTGGAGTCGCTCCATGTTCAT TTTGACTCAGAGAAGGCGAGTGCTTCAGTATTACTAGATGTGCAAGCGGAACACCATCAGCACCACTATCACCTGAAAGAACTCATGGTCGTTGGCTTCAACGGGGTGGCATGGCAGACGGGCTTTGTGAAGCGGATCATGCAGGCATCGCCGATCCTGGAGCATGTCCACCTGCTGGACGGGCACGTCGTGGAGGATGAAGAACGGGAACTCGTCGGCCTGGAGATCGTCCGCCACTGCCGGGAGTGGCACGAGTGCGAGAGATTGGAGGTGCTCGACGAACTGACAGACGGGATGAGTTCGCTGCATCCTAAAATAGTTTTGGAATGA